A region from the Achromobacter seleniivolatilans genome encodes:
- a CDS encoding carbonic anhydrase, which yields MCDCSSFLACLHINRQRRVLLGAAAIAAVSSTGWLGAAHAAVPSNDIGPDAALKRLMAGNARYVANRPQTRDYSAGRAARVKTQKPIAAILSCSDSRVAPELAFDQAPGDLFIVRLAGNFVNDDGLASLEYGTVFLHAPLILVLGHSNCGAVDATVKVLKDNAQLPGHLPALVNAIKPAVEFARRSGAADLLAAAIAENVRLAVDRLKTAQPVLQDLVQQKKLSVAGGVYDLATGKVTLM from the coding sequence ATGTGCGACTGTTCATCTTTTCTTGCCTGCCTGCATATCAATCGTCAGCGCCGTGTCCTGTTGGGCGCGGCGGCCATCGCCGCCGTCAGCAGCACGGGGTGGCTGGGAGCCGCCCACGCCGCAGTGCCATCCAACGATATCGGCCCCGATGCGGCATTGAAGCGCCTGATGGCCGGTAACGCCCGCTATGTGGCCAATAGGCCCCAGACGCGGGACTATTCGGCGGGGCGCGCTGCCCGGGTCAAAACGCAAAAACCCATTGCCGCCATTCTGAGTTGTTCCGATTCCCGGGTTGCGCCCGAATTGGCGTTTGACCAAGCTCCCGGTGACCTGTTCATCGTGCGTCTTGCGGGCAACTTCGTAAACGACGACGGCTTGGCCAGTTTGGAATACGGAACGGTGTTCTTGCATGCGCCACTGATCCTGGTGCTTGGCCACAGCAATTGCGGCGCGGTGGACGCGACGGTGAAGGTGCTGAAGGACAACGCCCAGTTGCCTGGTCATCTGCCTGCGCTGGTCAATGCGATCAAACCCGCTGTCGAGTTCGCGCGCCGCTCTGGTGCAGCCGACCTGCTCGCTGCGGCAATCGCGGAGAATGTGCGTCTGGCGGTTGATCGTTTGAAAACGGCGCAACCGGTCTTGCAAGACTTGGTGCAGCAGAAAAAGCTTTCCGTCGCTGGCGGCGTCTACGACTTGGCGACGGGCAAAGTCACGCTGATGTAA